ACATCAATCATTCTACTTAGTGTTGCCACCCTTGATATAGATGTTACATCTTGAACTACACTCTCTTCATCTCTGTCCTCTATCTTTAATCCCATACTGAAAATCATTCCTAAATCATCTATATCTCCCTTTAAAATTCCAAGATTTTTAGATTTAGACTCCTTTGCTATCTCTTCAAAAGTCATTATTTCATCATTTTTAGTTGGAACATAGCCACCATAAAATCCAGATATCCAAGGGTAGTTCTCCATGTTTTCACTACCAAAATTCATTACTAAATACGGGCTACCTTTTATTTCTTCATCTTTTTTGATAATCTTAACACTTAATCCAAAAAGTGATATCTCTTTCCCCCCTAAAGATTTTTCATCATATATAGCTAATTTTTCCATCTTTGGTAGATTACTTCCCCAAAACTCGTCTATCTCACACTTTTTACAGCTTTTTTCCTCTTTAAATTTTAAAAACTTCCCACATATAGGGCAAAGTTCAACTTTTTCTCCAGCTCCATAAATATCTCCAGCTACCACAGGGTTTTCTAAAATCTCCTTATGAAACTTTCTATTTTTTCCAATTTCCAATAAATCATTTATTTTGTCAAACTTTTCAGAGAATTTCAGTCCTAACTCCTCACCTACCACAGGCGTCCATTGAAGATTTAGAAAAATTTCTCCCTCATAATCTAAATAAAGTTCTTTATTCATTAAATCCCTTATATTTTTTAACTTTTCTATTGTATCCTCTCCATTTTGAGCAACAATATAGAATTTTCCTCCATTTGAGATAACTATATTACTCATAGTTAAATTTAAATCTTTAACGATTTTAATAGAAGCTAACTCTGTTAAAACTCTTATAAAAAATGATCTTGCTCTAAGTCTTTTAGCTATATTTTCACTACTTGCTAAAGAGTAGATATAACTTTGGATTCCAGATATATCCCCACCTATAAGCAGGAAGTGTGGCTCTTTTTTTCCTCCGTTTATTGATACCTGTGTTGTTTTTTCCAATGATAAGTTCTTTTCAATGTGATAATTATATGATGCGATTGATATTGCCGATGTTGTTTTTAAATGGTCGTATAGAGATAAATCACATATCTCTTTTTGTGTATCTGATGGAAGTGTCCATACATATTTTTTTATAATCTCTAAAACTCTTAAATACAAAACTTGGAAACTATCTGTTTTAATCTCTCTAACCTCTGATAACAGTTTTTCAATTATATCATTTACTTCACTTTGGGAATTTGCTTCATGACTTTTTGAGAAAAGGTGTTCTTTGTGAAACTCTCTCAAATAGTATCTAGTAGTTGGAGCTTTTCCCTTTCCAATATCTATCCTTGAAAATATAGAGTCTAAAGGTACATTTTTATATGATCTAGTTTTATCCTCGCCATGTCTTTCCATAGATGAGTAGTTATCAGCTTTTGCCACTATTAATGCAAGTTTTTTTAAGTTTGTATCTTTTATACTACTTACATTTAATTCTTTAGGAAAATATTGTGACTCATGATGTTTCTGTGTTATCTCTTTTAAAGCCTCATCATTTGAGATTATTTTATTTTCTACAATATAATCTACAAACCATGATGATAAAAATGGGTGTTCTCCACTTACTCC
This genomic interval from Candidatus Cetobacterium colombiensis contains the following:
- the cas10 gene encoding type III-A CRISPR-associated protein Cas10/Csm1 yields the protein MVILKNDYERVALGGLLHDIGKLFNRSDFYREKGVSGEHPFLSSWFVDYIVENKIISNDEALKEITQKHHESQYFPKELNVSSIKDTNLKKLALIVAKADNYSSMERHGEDKTRSYKNVPLDSIFSRIDIGKGKAPTTRYYLREFHKEHLFSKSHEANSQSEVNDIIEKLLSEVREIKTDSFQVLYLRVLEIIKKYVWTLPSDTQKEICDLSLYDHLKTTSAISIASYNYHIEKNLSLEKTTQVSINGGKKEPHFLLIGGDISGIQSYIYSLASSENIAKRLRARSFFIRVLTELASIKIVKDLNLTMSNIVISNGGKFYIVAQNGEDTIEKLKNIRDLMNKELYLDYEGEIFLNLQWTPVVGEELGLKFSEKFDKINDLLEIGKNRKFHKEILENPVVAGDIYGAGEKVELCPICGKFLKFKEEKSCKKCEIDEFWGSNLPKMEKLAIYDEKSLGGKEISLFGLSVKIIKKDEEIKGSPYLVMNFGSENMENYPWISGFYGGYVPTKNDEIMTFEEIAKESKSKNLGILKGDIDDLGMIFSMGLKIEDRDEESVVQDVTSISRVATLSRMIDVFFSYWLPKVLKENQSTLGSHYVVYAGGDDFMIVGPWDKLITSSNFIKQEFQRFVGFNPNFTISMGLAITKDKDPIYLSSKWATELESLVKGSGKDGIGVFDTYIPWKKYKEVFEFGDFLIELREKYGVSQSFIYRLLKYTSMAENYFKNRDSKELMYLSKFEYDISRNIVPKLGDNKKEVLGKLIKYFGHEGFVDSRNHEFLCKYMRVSINYAVRKLREVNNV